The window ATGTTAATATGATACCAAAGTTCAAGTCATTCCAGGGGCGTGCAAAAATAGACATGATTCTTTTCGTCAAGATGATTAAAAAATCCGCTCGCTTTTTTATTGTATTAGTTAGACATCTATTATGTTGGCAATGTTGTCGCCGTTCCCGGCTGCCGCAACCTAAccagcctgctcctcctctcagCCGCCAAAGCTGCAAGAGTAGCGTTATAACCAAAACTTCGCAACGAGTACGCTGCCGTATTCTGTACCCCGCTTCCCACCGTCCTGACGGCATTCACAACGTGGAAATTCCCCAGCACCGCGTTGCCAGACCGCATGATATCTATCATGTCCACCGTTGTCGTCACAGAGGCATACGGCCCCGATCCCATCCTTTCTCGTTCGTCATTATCATTGTCATTatctccttccctcccagaTTGGTTGAGCGGCCGCAGTTCGATCCCTTCGTTATCCACCATAAATGTCTGGTCGCTTAGcacccctctctcttccGCGTCGTGGTCCTGCGCTATTGCCGGGGGGACATCTAGTTGCGCCTCGTCGCCGGGGATGATAGTTCTCAGCGAGGGGAAGACTGCTTTTTTGAGGCGCTCGCGGTCCTGGTGGACGGCGAGCATGAGGCATTGTATGAGGAATATTGTGATGTCAatggagaggaaggtcaGTCGGGTTTTGGGCGGGTGTTGGCCGATGAAGTCGATTAGGACACCGCCCTGGAGGTATCCTCGCGTTGCTTCGCCTgcgacggggagggagaggacgagATGGAAGAGTATGCAGAAAAAAGctgggaggaagatggcgaagaGATGTGGACGCTGAGCAGGCAGGAGGAGGCCTTCttttggggagaggaaggcgaggtgGGGAAGGCCGCGGATTATGAgtcgggagagggagcaTCTGAGAAGGGTCATATGTCAGTTGGAGCGGGCATGGGAGCAGAGGGGATCTATCCGTACTCCATGTAGTATAGTGTGCACATATACGACCAGACCAGCATGTCGAGACTCCTCTGAAGGTGTGTCACgaactcgagcttcttggccaaGCCCACCCGTTGCTTATTCTTGACCTCAGAGTCGCTGGACTGGCCATCGTTCCTACTGCTGGCCTCTGTCGTGGACCCTTCGGAGTGATCTGGGtctgtggtgttggtgttggggcgGGCCGTGGAGCTCGAGCCCGGATCATCGTTCATAGCTCGCCGAGGTCGAAAGCAAACAGTAATGGTACATTAATGTACGTGGTGTCCTCACATCGCTGATTCCCAATGTGACAAGACAGCCATCGGTCGTTAAAAGCGGGTTAGCAAGCGACGGAGAATGTCCAAGTTGGATGCTGGGCGCAAACTGCCAAACTGACGACCTTCCAAAGTGAGCTCACGCGGCCCGCCCGTTGCAAGCGAGTGCCGGCCGCGGGGATCTTGGCTGGCTTGGCATttaagggttagggttagtGGGTGTTAGAACCTGACAATCTGATGATTTAGGATAGGCTGCAAACATACTACCGACAATGCTTTGAGAGCTACAAGTTGTCAATAGCATAAATGTAGAATTGTAGTGTATTCCAAATATCGTCAAAGGGACCAAATCTATAGGCGCCGCTGAGCGCATACTTGAACCCTGCATTTCGTGGAGAGCAAAGCAATGATGTCATAGCTTTTCCAAAACCATCCCAACTTGTATGTACTCGGTGAAAGGGGAGAGAAAATAAGCAGAGGGAGAAACAAGAATATTCTGACATGCTCTTGAAAGAGCTTTTCGTCTTCTTTCTGAGCATCCAAAACTACAGTAGGTATCGTGCCAAGGGTGACTCAACCTGTCTGGTTCTGGATAGCTTCAGTCAAAGGATGTCCCCTCAATTGTCGGGGACTAGCCCCAGGTAGTGTTTTCTCGACGGGCGCCAAGAGGTGCATCCAATGCTTGTTATAGTGCCATGGGTCTCTtgacttttgttttctcGCTGTTGTCAATTGATATTTGATAATAGAAGCCCGTCTCAAAGGTCAAGAAGGTTGAACTCAAAGTGTAAGTGGGCGTTGGCCAATCGGATATTACCCCACTATTTGTTGAGTCTGGACTTCAACGTTGCACATTCTGACTCGCGAAGAAAATTCACCGCTCAAATTCCCCTCGATTGGGTTGAAAACAGCATTGTTGGACAGATTCAGAACGGAGCCATACATGATGATGCCTGTCTATCCGGTATTGTGTCAGCGGCTCCCAGCACGGACTCTCGTCAAAGTAATATAGCTACATTAATCTCGACATGGTGAGGTatgccgccatcgagatcTGCCTCGTCCGCATACATATTTGAAAAATCAATGTGATCACGAACCATTGACGTCCTGTCCGGCGTCGGAATAATCACTTTTTCCCACGAGGGAATATCAAATTTtttccaaccatcaccaccatcttctgcCGGGAACCCAAGTGACTGGCACTCCCCGGTAACGGCGTCAAACCCCAGTCTGAACAGCTGCGAGTCACCGTTCTTATCGCTTATCGCTCCCCCACCCGGGCCgatctttttcttttttgtccTGGGCAATCGAGATCCCACGGCGTGGCTGTTGAATTCCCATCTTTCTCGTGAACTTCCACATCCCCACTGCAAAAATACGACCAGGCGACTGCAGCGCTGCCAATTGGCGAGACGACGACGGACGAAGTGTTGCTGCCGAACCTCCAAAACTGACCCAACGAGAACCCCCCGCGCCCGTTATCGCCAAAGCCTAACCCTAGCTCTCAAGGCTCGCGATAATCCCCTAATATGTTGTCGACCGTGTACAAGGCGGGTCGTGCCCCTGCCCTCCTCCGACATGGTCGACGGGTCGCCGTCGCACCACAAACCGCCCAATTGAGGTCCCTCACCTCGGGCGTCCAGAGCCTCCCCGTCCGTCAACCAACCGAGTCGCCAATTGCTCGTCTCCAGAAGCGCTTCCTCTCAGTGTCTGCCGCCAGACCTGGCAACGCTGCCCAGTGCGCCCCTAACCCCTATGCCTACCTCGACAGTGGCGTAATAAAGCCAAAGGAGTTTGTCGATGTGAAGAAGGTGCTTGTTATCGGATCCGGTGGTCTTGCCATTGGCCAGGCCGGCGAGTTTGACTACTCCGGTACGTCTTGAGGTGACACTTTGTGTGGTGAACAATGAGTCACACGACTACTTCACAACGAGTCCCAGCGCTGACCATACGCGCCCTTTCACAGGATCCCAGGCGCTCAAGGCCTTGAAGGAAGCCGGCGTTTCTTCCGTTCTTATGAACCCCAATATCGCTACCATTCAAACCAACCACTCGCTCGCCGACGAGGTGTACTACCTGCCCATCACCCCCGAGTATGTCGAGTATGTGATCCAGAAGGAAAGGCCAGATGGTATCTTCCTCTCTTTCGGTGGTCAGACCGCCCTGAACCTTGGTGTCCAGATGGAGAAGTTGGGCATGTTCGAGAAGTACGGCGTCAGAGTGTTGGGCACCAGCGTTAGGACGTTGGAGCTTTCTGAGGACAGAGATCTGTTCGCCAAGGCTCTGGAGGAGATTAACATCCCCATTGCCAAGTCTATTGCCGTCAACACCCTGGACGATGCTCTCGAGGCTGCCCGCAACATTGGGTACCCAATTATTGTCCGCGCTGCTTATGCGCTTGGTGGTCTTGGTTCTGGTTTCGCCAAcaacgaggaggagctgcgCAACATGGCTGCCCGGTCTCTGACTCTCTCCCCCCAAATCTTGGTTGAGAAGTCTCTCAAGGGTTGGAAGGAAGTTGAATATGAGGTCGTGCGTGATGCGAACAACAACTGCATCACTGTGTGCAACATGGAGAACTTTGACCCCCTGGGTATCCACACTGGTGACTCGATTGTCGTTGCGCCCAGTCAGACCCTGAGTGATGAGGAGTACCACATGCTTCGTTCCGCTGCCATCAAGATTGTCCGTCACTTGGGCGTCGTTGGTGAGTGCAACGTCCAGTATGCGCTCCAGCCTGATGGGTTGGACTACAGAGTCATCGAGGTCAATGCTCGTCTCTCTCGTTCGTCCGCCCTGGCTTCCAAGGCCACCGGTTACCCATTGGCGTACACTGCTGCCAAGATTGGTCTTGGACACACTCTTCCTGAGCTTCCCAATGCCGtcaccaagaccaccacTGCCAATTTCGAGCCCTCGCTCGATTACATTGTCACCAAGATTCCCCGCTGGGATTTGTCCAAGTTCCAGCACGTCAAGCGTGACATTGGTAGCGCCATGAAGTCTGTCGGTGAGGTTATGGCCATTGGTCGTACTTTTGAGGAGTCCTTCCAGAAGGCCATCAGACAGGTTGACCCCAACTTTGTCGGCTTCCAGGGTGCCAAGTTTGAGGATCTCGACTTTGAGCTCCAGAACCCAACTGACCGCCGCTGGTTGGCTGTCGGCCAGGCCATGCTCCACGAGAACTACACTGTTGACCGTGTCCACGAGCTGACCAAGATCGACAAGTGGTTTTTGCACAAGCTCCAGAACATTGTTGACTGCACCAAGGAGCTCCAGCAGATTGGCAGCCTCCAAGgcctcaagaaggagaacgtgctcaaggccaagaagatgggTTTCTCTGACAAGCAGATTGCCCATGCTGTCAACAGCACTGAGGACGAGGTTCGCGCCCGCAGATTGGAGTTTGGCATCCGCCCCTGGGTCAAGAAGATCGATACCCTCGCTGCCGAGTTCCCTGCCGATACCAACTACCTGTACACCACCTACAACGCCTCGACCCACGATATCAACTTCGAGGACAAGGGTACCGTCATTCTCGGCAGCGGTGTCTACCGCATTGGTAGCTCCGTCGAGTTCGATTGGTGCGCTGTCAGCGCCACTCGTGCCCTGAAGGCCATGGGTGAGAAGACGGTCATGATTAACGTAAGTGTTTTACCCTCCCCCAATATTCCCATCAGATCTTTCCCAAGCGGGCACCGAGTTGCAGCTATCTTCGAGCTGCCTCTCAGATTGTGATTTGCTTCAAGTCGGTTTTCAGTGTTTTGCTTTTTTGTCCCAGCTGTTTTCGTCCCAGCTTTTGCTTCCCCAAGTCGACTTCAACAACCATTGtgcttccccccctccgagCTCTAGGTTTGAACCCTTGTTTTCGAGTTGATACCGTCTGCAATGACATTCCTCATATTACATGAGTTGGCCCTTGAGCGTCACCATGTGACATGAGCCGGCTCTGAGCTTCATCATGTTACATGAACCTGGCACTGAGCCTACTTATGTCTACATTGAGCTCCCTGAGCCACCGTCAGATTGCAAGCAGATTCTGGTACAGCTCTGGTCTAAGCATGTTGCAGAGCTTTTCTGGCAAAGTTCGTTCGATCACATTGAACAGTTTCTCCAGATCTCATCTGATCACGTTGATTCTGTGGCGTTTTCGTCTGATCGCGTTACTATCAGCCCTCTTTGTCCAGTCTTGTTGCCGAGTTTTGGTGTACTCGTCTGCGATCAGGGTTGTTATGTAGCTTGTCATCATGGCGTATTTGTTCTAGGTATTCTAGGAGTTGATATCTAGTGGTAGTCAAACCTCCAGTCTGGCCCTAGTAGTCTACTCTGGCTTTCAACACCTTCCCTGCGTGCCCGGGCCTGGTTGTGCAGGACAGTATCGCGTACTTGTGCCTGTCCGATTTCCGGAACAGCCGCGCGTGCTCGAGCTTGACCTCATCGCTTGCTTGTGCCTGGTCTTGCCTGATCTTTCACGACAGCAGCGCGCCCTCGAGGTCGCAGCGGCCCGTGGTCGCCTCAGGATATTGAGAACAGCAGCATTTGTCAACCCGGCTCCTGAGATGTGTCTTGAATGGCGGCAAGATCTAGTTCATATATGTTGATCACTTCAAAGCGTCGACGCCATGTGCCTCTATACTATGACAAGTGTCGACGATCTCTGCCTTGACAGTTGCCTCAGGATAGTTATCTAAGGTTTATATGGAGCCATTGTATGTGGTATGTGGGAGGTaggggagttgaaggggaaggaagtGGTCCTTAGGGTGTTCTTACAGAATTTTTCTCTGGGAACTTCTGCGAAGtcacctctcctctttcctttcGAGACGATCTCGCTTCTGAAGTCTTCCCGTTCAacacctctctctctactGAACCGCTACATCATCTATTGTTATCCTTACACCCACATCATTATTCCCACATTTTGAGCCATTCCCCCTACATTTTCGCACCAGGCACCGAATAGCCCGCTTCCGCCGTCACATTCCCCCCCCATCAGCGGCCATTCCTCGACATTGTCACCAACATACCTCACATCAACGCACCTGAGTATCACTCGTTTGCAGATAGTCTGGTGTTTAGCGGCTTTGCCAGCAACATTTTCGAGAGAGTTCAAGCCCTTGAGTcaatcccaccatcccatcctttCGATCGTTTATCCCAGCTTTTAGCTATTTATCCCATCTTTCTCAACTCGTTCCGCCAAGTGGCCCAGATCGTGCCAACCAGCTGTCCGAgcttcggcctcctcgtcactCCTCATACCGGTGTCCACTCCCTGTTCCTCGGCTACGTCAGTTGTCCAGCATGGACGCATTCGAAATGTCAGAGACACTGCCGCACATGATTATCTTGTGTGGATAATGTGCTTTGATCACTAATCTGAAGCTGGGATGAGGTTCCCGTCGTGTGTGCTCATGCTGCTGTCGATCTTAGCAGCGCTTGCTTACCCTCACGGCTTCGTTCGCTCCCGTCTGTTCTCTTCGCCTCCTTGCGCCCATTGCTCGTGCACAAGCGTGCCACACAGTATTACACCTGCATTTAATAATGACATGTGTTTCCATTATGTTTGTACGCATGATCCAAGATGTTTCAAGGCCTATGGTGCATGTTAGCACACCTATTCAGCATATTTAGACACCCAAGTGGGATGTTTAGATGCCTTAACAAGATAGTCATAGACCTTTCTACTATCTTGATAGGCCTATTTGAAATAGTTGGACGCGTTTAAACTATTTTAATAGGCCTCCGAGTGATAGTTGGACGTGTTTGAACTATCTGGGGATGTCTTTACACAATGTTTTAACGCCTGAGTGGGATGTTTGGACACATTAGCACAATATTTAAACGCATGGGCAAGTGCTTGATACACCTTGGTGTTGCAGTGTGATACATCCACTTCGCTTCACTACATCTGGCTGTGATATCGTCAATCATACAGCGTGTCTTTCACATTCATTCGGATTGCACTTTTGAACATTTTTCTGGTGCACAATTCTGCGAAGTTTGCAGCTTGTCCCAACATTGTCCATGCCCCTTTTTGATGGACCCATTTTTCAGGACCCCACTTTTCTCCTGATGAAGCAAATCgtcccccttcaccaccacactttGTTTACAACGTTTCTACCCATCTACACACACTATTATGAGGTCTATGATACTAAAAGTGGGTCTAGTATAATCCCGAGACCACGTCGACCGATTTTGACGAGGCCGGTAAGTTGATTTCCTTGACGAGGACGCGATTTTGAGACTGACGAGATGGAAAACAGACCGCCTTTATTTCGAAGAGTTGAGCTATGAGCGTGTGATGGATATCTACGAGCTCGAGAACGCCAgcggtgtggtggtgtctgtCGGTGGCCAGCTTCCCCAGAACATTGCCCTTCGTCTCCAGGAGACTGGCAAGGCCAACGTTCTCGGAACCGACCCCCGTGACATCGACAAGGCTGAGGACAGACAGAAGTTCTCCGAGATCCTCGACTCCATCGGAGTTGACCAGCCCGCCTGGAAGGAGTTGACCTCCGTCGAGGCTGCCGAGAAGTTTGCCCAGGAGGTCGGCTACCCTGTCCTTGTTCGTCCCAGTTACGTCCTTTCTGGTGCTGCTATGACTGTCATTCGCAGCCAGGATGACCTCAAGGACAAGCTTGAGGCTGCTTCCAACGTCTCCCCTGACCACCCCGTCGTCATCAGCAAGTTCATCGAGGGTGCTCAGGAgattgatgttgatggtgttgccTCCAAGGGTGAGCTGATCATCCACGCCGTCAGTGAGCACGTCGAGCAGGCTGGTGTCCACTCTGGTGATGccaccctcgtcctccctcCTGCCAACTTGGACCAGGACACCATGGACCGTGTCAAGGAGATTGCGCAGAAGGTCGCCAAGGCCTGGAACATCACCGGTCCCTTCAACATGCAGATCATTCGCGCTGAGGATCCCGAGGGAGGTGTGCCCGCCCTCAAGGTCATCGAGTGCAACCTCCGTGCCTCTCGTTCTTTCCCCTTCGTCAGCAAGGTCCTCGGCACCAACTTCATTGACGTTGCCACCAAGGCCCTTGTCAGCAAGGACGTTCCCCAGCCCACCGACCTCATGGCTGTCAAGCGTGACTACTTGGCCACCAAGGTTCCCCAGTTCTCCTGGACCCGTCTCGCTGGCGCCGACCCCTTCCTTGGCGTCGAGATGGCTTCCACCGGTGAGATGGCCTGCTTCGGCAAGAACCTCGTTGAGGCCTACTGGGCTTCTCTCCAGTCCGCCATGAACTTCCGCGTTCCTGAGCCTGGTGAGGGTATcctctttggtggtgagctgagCAAGAACTGGCTTGCCACCGTTGTGGACTACCTTGCTCCTCTTGGCTACAAGCTTTATGCTGCCGAtgccgaggtcaaggagtACCTCGAGACCAAGTCCAAGCACAAGATCAACGTTGAGGTCATCGAGTTCCCCAAGGAGGACAAGCGCGCCCTCCGTGAGGTGTTCAAGAAGTACGACATTCGCGGTGTCTTCAACCTTGCCCAGGCCCGTGGCAAGACTGTCATGGATGTCGACTACGTCATGCGCCGCAATGCCGTCGACTTTGGCGTGCCATTGTTCATGGAGCCTCAGGTTAGTTTCTCCCTTTGCCTTGCTAGATTGATCAACATGCTAAGACTTTTTACCAGACCGCTATGCTCTTCGCCCAGTGCATGAGCGAGAAGCTGCCCAGGCCCGAGGGTATCCCCTCTGAGGTCCGTAGGTGGTCCGACTTCATTGGTGGCAAGCCTTTGTGAATAGGGCAAGGCTCTGGTTTCCAATGTTTCTTTCTTGCTTAATGTGTTCCTATACTTTTTCTATTTGAGGgcatgggaggaggagtccaaAAAGCagggtgggtgtgtggtgtgaGGAGAAAAATATGAGCGGCGTTTGAACATTTGCTGGAAGGGTTTTCGATATCTGTATTCATTTTCACAGCGGCGGTGACATGGTTGGCAGGGAAATTTCTAGTCGGTTACTTGATATGATATGGTCTTTAAAAGTGaacatcttttttttgtttgtgatTGCTGTGATGTTTGATGGtatgatggtgggtggttttACAGAATGAACTATGGAATGGACTTTGAAGAGGCCTGATGGTACATTTCCAGCAATGATATTGTGTATGTAACCTTTATAAGCCAATGTGATTTTCTCACATAGGAGAACATGTTATGGGGGGTTTTGCTTTCAAAAGTGACATGCCGTTGCTtttcagggttagggtcttTCTTGCACCAGCAACCCTCTATCTAGCGCACGGGCTCATCTCCTCCATTGCTCTTACACTCAGTCCTCGTTTCATTAAAAActctccttcaacatcaaacaaCGAACACTGCCCACGACTCAAAACATTAGCGACATCAGCCTTGTCAAACAACCTCACATACTATCCCTCAGCAGTCTatccaccacaccaaccccaaaccctcaaaatgagcaccaccaacaacaacaaccacccccaagaggaagaagaagacgactacatgtcccccctcttcctcgcgcCCCCCAcaacgacctcctccgccctcccaaTAAAAGAATCCTCCCTCCAACGCCACGCCCGTCTCAAGcgcgaggccgaggcccGTTCCCGCCCCAAATCAAAAGCTGAACTCGCCCAGGAAGCCGAGTTGCAACGCGAAAAAGCGCATTCTACCTCTTTGCTGGCGTCAAAACCCCAGTCGAAAGGcctggcgatgatggcgaagaTGGGGTTCAGACCTGGGTCTACACTGGGGTCGGGCAGTTTTGGGTCGGCGGAGCCGATCAGGGTTTCGAtcaaggaggggaaggaggggattgGACTGGAGAGTGAGAGGAAGCGGAAgctgagggagttggtggagaaCATGGAGAAGACGGAGAAGAAAATTAAGGTCGGGGAGGTGGATTACAGGGAGCGGAtgaggcaggagagggaggagcagaggctGGAGGGGCAGGTTAGGGGTGCTCAaaaggtggcggaggggttggattcgGAGAGGGCtaaggaaaggggggaggagatggggaagaggttgaaagGGATACCGgttgtttggagggggttggtcaAGGCTAGggaggagagcgagagggataggagaatgaggagggatttggaggagcaTGCTATGTCACGGTTGCCGACgtatgatgatggggatgaggatgcggaCGATAGGAAGGCGTTGGGGAAGAATAAGGTGGTGTacgaggtggcggaggatttggatgaggaggatgaggagttggATGAGTTTAATGggttgacgggggaggagaagttgaggaggttggtggagtATTTGAGAAAAGAGCATCATTATTGCTTTTGGTGCAAGTTCAAGTACGAGGatgagaggatggaggggtgtCCGGGGCTGACGGAGGAAGAGCATGATTGAGGTGATTGTCACAGCCTAGAGAGAGTTGAGATACTGCATGATGAACAACTCTTCATTGCTCTCCGTTTCGCTGCCTTCAACACGCTACCCAATCGCTCAATACATGTCCAAAATCTCGCCAATCACATTCCGGTAGATACCATTCGGATCAAACTTTTGCCTCACAGCTTTGAACCGGGCCAGATACTAATAAACGTATTACGTTAGTCAACCACTGTGCCTCTTCGTCGAGGAAATAGACTTACGTTTGGGTCCAGATGCTTCTTCGACCTCGCAAAAACCTCCCTCGTATTCTTGGTCCAATGAGGTCTGCAGGGGAACTCGTCGATCAGAGCATTGGCAACCTTGCGATCTGTTTTCTCTCAGGTTAGCCCCCCTTgtgaagaaaagagagacaAAAAGTAGCGGCACGCACAAAACGGCTCGTTAAACCTCTTCTCATCGCCCACACTCGGTCGGTATGAGGGAAAGTCAAACATGATCGTCCCCTTTGACCAATCCACCCCGTCAGAAGTGTTGTATGTCTGCTGCCCAAGAAAGTCAAAATAGTGCCGACCGACTGTTTACCAGTTGTCAGCGCATTCTCGCCTTTTCATACACACTCAGGAAAGACTTACACTTGATATTAATCCCGCTCCTATACGTACTCGTCATGATaatccccctcttcaactcctcATCAAATAGccctctcgctctcttcaACACCGCATTCGCCATCGTTACCGGGAAGGCCAGCTCAAGGGTGTAAGCCCTCAGCCCATAGTCCCATTGAGCCTTTTGGTCTGGGTAGAGACCACCGATCAATACATCATAGTTCCAACCATAAACCGGCCACTTGTCAATAGCTTTGTTCGTCGTCTTCTCCCTAAAGTTTGGCTTCTCCCACTGTCCAAAAAAGATCTCCTCCATGAGCATGTTGGATGTGGGCAAGTACTTCCCGCTGTTGAGCAAATTCTTGGCAGCAAACGCCTCGAGTTCGGTCACAGAAAAGGTGTTTTGGAAGCCTTGCTGCTCAGTGAAGTTGGCGGGGACAACATCGTAATATCGCTGGTGAAACTTTCTCTTGTAGGGCCACCACCAGAGATTCGCCGTTGCGTACGGGGCAACCATGCCGTAGATGTCGCCCTCGAGAAGTTCCTTTTCGTCGAAACTGTCCTGGCTGTCAGTCTGTCGTCCGGCGGTTGATGGGGTCAAGTATACTAACGTGTTC is drawn from Podospora pseudocomata strain CBS 415.72m chromosome 1 map unlocalized CBS415.72m_1, whole genome shotgun sequence and contains these coding sequences:
- a CDS encoding uncharacterized protein (EggNog:ENOG503NZGT; COG:A); its protein translation is MGGFAFKSDMPLLFRVRVFLAPATLYLAHGLISSIALTLSPRFIKNSPSTSNNEHCPRLKTLATSALSNNLTYYPSAVYPPHQPQTLKMSTTNNNNHPQEEEEDDYMSPLFLAPPTTTSSALPIKESSLQRHARLKREAEARSRPKSKAELAQEAELQREKAHSTSLLASKPQSKGLAMMAKMGFRPGSTLGSGSFGSAEPIRVSIKEGKEGIGLESERKRKLRELVENMEKTEKKIKVGEVDYRERMRQEREEQRLEGQVRGAQKVAEGLDSERAKERGEEMGKRLKGIPVVWRGLVKAREESERDRRMRRDLEEHAMSRLPTYDDGDEDADDRKALGKNKVVYEVAEDLDEEDEELDEFNGLTGEEKLRRLVEYLRKEHHYCFWCKFKYEDERMEGCPGLTEEEHD
- a CDS encoding uncharacterized protein (EggNog:ENOG503NZBQ; COG:V); the protein is MIPTGLGVGLSSLLLCSGTASALVWNTFDGPGSPACHNVSRVHDATSVEDMQSVVKSTIQSKSLVRAAGKGHMWYDTQCSDDSTIIIRTANVAGIYDFSLPEGAPHGSVLVDAGVTFFQLAEYLHDRGASVGYTLTNWNISFGGSVAMGAHRSSIREDSMVAAGVLAMEIIDGKGEIRKVERNESDDDWLAASTSLGLLGIIARIKLKIYPDSKVYAKQNTFDEKELLEGDIYGMVAPYATANLWWWPYKRKFHQRYYDVVPANFTEQQGFQNTFSVTELEAFAAKNLLNSGKYLPTSNMLMEEIFFGQWEKPNFREKTTNKAIDKWPVYGWNYDVLIGGLYPDQKAQWDYGLRAYTLELAFPVTMANAVLKRARGLFDEELKRGIIMTSTYRSGINIKFGRHYFDFLGQQTYNTSDGVDWSKGTIMFDFPSYRPSVGDEKRFNEPFYRKVANALIDEFPCRPHWTKNTREVFARSKKHLDPNYLARFKAVRQKFDPNGIYRNVIGEILDMY
- the CPA2_2 gene encoding carbamoyl-phosphate synthase (glutamine-hydrolyzing) cpa2 (EggNog:ENOG503NUIJ; COG:E; COG:F) → MRSMILKYNPETTSTDFDEADRLYFEELSYERVMDIYELENASGVVVSVGGQLPQNIALRLQETGKANVLGTDPRDIDKAEDRQKFSEILDSIGVDQPAWKELTSVEAAEKFAQEVGYPVLVRPSYVLSGAAMTVIRSQDDLKDKLEAASNVSPDHPVVISKFIEGAQEIDVDGVASKGELIIHAVSEHVEQAGVHSGDATLVLPPANLDQDTMDRVKEIAQKVAKAWNITGPFNMQIIRAEDPEGGVPALKVIECNLRASRSFPFVSKVLGTNFIDVATKALVSKDVPQPTDLMAVKRDYLATKVPQFSWTRLAGADPFLGVEMASTGEMACFGKNLVEAYWASLQSAMNFRVPEPGEGILFGGELSKNWLATVVDYLAPLGYKLYAADAEVKEYLETKSKHKINVEVIEFPKEDKRALREVFKKYDIRGVFNLAQARGKTVMDVDYVMRRNAVDFGVPLFMEPQTAMLFAQCMSEKLPRPEGIPSEVRRWSDFIGGKPL
- a CDS encoding uncharacterized protein (EggNog:ENOG503P3W5; COG:S), with product MNDDPGSSSTARPNTNTTDPDHSEGSTTEASSRNDGQSSDSEVKNKQRVGLAKKLEFVTHLQRSLDMLVWSYMCTLYYMECSLSRLIIRGLPHLAFLSPKEGLLLPAQRPHLFAIFLPAFFCILFHLVLSLPVAGEATRGYLQGGVLIDFIGQHPPKTRLTFLSIDITIFLIQCLMLAVHQDRERLKKAVFPSLRTIIPGDEAQLDVPPAIAQDHDAEERGVLSDQTFMVDNEGIELRPLNQSGREGDNDNDNDERERMGSGPYASVTTTVDMIDIMRSGNAVLGNFHVVNAVRTVGSGVQNTAAYSLRSFGYNATLAALAAERRSRLVRLRQPGTATTLPT
- the CPA2_1 gene encoding carbamoyl-phosphate synthase (glutamine-hydrolyzing) cpa2 (EggNog:ENOG503NUIJ; COG:E; COG:F), with protein sequence MLSTVYKAGRAPALLRHGRRVAVAPQTAQLRSLTSGVQSLPVRQPTESPIARLQKRFLSVSAARPGNAAQCAPNPYAYLDSGVIKPKEFVDVKKVLVIGSGGLAIGQAGEFDYSGSQALKALKEAGVSSVLMNPNIATIQTNHSLADEVYYLPITPEYVEYVIQKERPDGIFLSFGGQTALNLGVQMEKLGMFEKYGVRVLGTSVRTLELSEDRDLFAKALEEINIPIAKSIAVNTLDDALEAARNIGYPIIVRAAYALGGLGSGFANNEEELRNMAARSLTLSPQILVEKSLKGWKEVEYEVVRDANNNCITVCNMENFDPLGIHTGDSIVVAPSQTLSDEEYHMLRSAAIKIVRHLGVVGECNVQYALQPDGLDYRVIEVNARLSRSSALASKATGYPLAYTAAKIGLGHTLPELPNAVTKTTTANFEPSLDYIVTKIPRWDLSKFQHVKRDIGSAMKSVGEVMAIGRTFEESFQKAIRQVDPNFVGFQGAKFEDLDFELQNPTDRRWLAVGQAMLHENYTVDRVHELTKIDKWFLHKLQNIVDCTKELQQIGSLQGLKKENVLKAKKMGFSDKQIAHAVNSTEDEVRARRLEFGIRPWVKKIDTLAAEFPADTNYLYTTYNASTHDINFEDKGTVILGSGVYRIGSSVEFDWCAVSATRALKAMGEKTVMINSNLQSGPSSLLWLSTPSLRARAWLCRTVSRTCACPISCLCLVLPDLSRQQRALEVAAARGRLRILRTAAFVNPAPEMCLEWRQDLVHIC